TCTGCCAACGGATATCCCCACTGTTGAGGTCATAGGCTGTTAATGTTGTCCATGGTGGAGCAATCACGGGCAATCCACTCTCTGCGAACATGAATCCAAAGCTACTGCGATAGTGGGCCTTTATGGGGTCGGTTACGACGGGCTTTGCCTGTGCTGGAGCAGTTACAGTCTCCGGCGCCCGCTCGGGATGAGCGAGATAGGCAAGAAGAGCATCAATCTCGGGATCTTTCAGTTGGCCAAACGACGGCATCGCTCCTTTTCCCGATCGTATCGTTTTCCGTATCTCATCATCGGAAAGACGGCCACTGACTTCTGCTAATGATGGAATCGCCGGTGGTTTTCCTGCGCGGTTGTCTCCATGGCATAAACTGCAGTTTGCCTCATACAACGAACGGCCGCGCACCTCAGATGTGCCTGTCTTCAACGGCTCCGCCGCCAAAGTCAGCTTCAACATCGCCGGCAGGTCCTTCGATACTACGTAGAAATAACCGCGAACTGGATCGATAGCCGAGCCACCGTAATTCGCGCCACCGTTATTGCCAGGCATCTCAACTGTATCGGTGGTTGATGGAGGCGTGAAGAGACCTCCATTGCGCGCTGCTGCCATCTGCTTCAGCAAGCTCTCACGTTCCGCCGGCTCCAGAAAAGGACTGAGATCTTTTGCTGTAAACGATTGCCTCGCGAAAGGCGCTGGCTTCGTCGGAAATGGCTGAGTAGGCCATGTTTCTTCGCCGGGCATATCCGACTTCGGTACCGGACGCTCTTCAATTGGCCACAGCGGCTTGCCTGTAGTACGTTCGAAGGCCCAGACAAAGCCTTCCTTATTCGCAACCACAACAGCATCCACCATGCGCCCGTTCTGACGCACTGTCAGGAGCTGCGGAGTGGTTGCGTTGTCATAATCCCAGATGTCGTGATGGACCATCTGGTAATACCAGATCAACTTGCCTGTGCGCGCATTAAGAGCTAACAGGCTATCGCCGTAAAGATTCTTTCCTGGCCGATTCGCACCATAAAAGTTGTACTTCGGGCTGGCCGTGGGAACGAAGACGATGCCTCGCTTCTCATCCAACGCCATACTACTCCAGTCATTAGCTCCGCCTACAGACTTCCACGCATCCTTCGGCCATGTCTCATAACCAGGCTCGCCTGGGTGCGGAATCGTATGGAAGATCCACTCCATCTTCCCAGTCAACACATTGTAGGCTCGAATATCTCCTGGACCGGACGCATACTCCTCATTCGTCGCCGAACCGAGGATCAACAAATCTCCATAGATGCGACCGGGGTTATACGACTGCACTAACGTCAAACTTTCAGGATTGCGCCCTAATCCCTCTCGCAAATCGACACGGCCGCCTACGCCAAAACTTTCAATCGGCTTTCCAGTGGTTGCATCCAGCTCTCTGAGAGCGTTATCCACAGCGAAGATAAGACGGCGATCTTTTCCATCTTTACTCTGCCAATAGTTCAACCCACGATTGGTAATCAGCAGTGTCTTGGCATGCAGCGGCTGCGACCATAGCTCTTTTCCTGTTGCCGCATCGAGCGCCACAACAGAGTTGTTATGCGCCAGTACATACATGGTTCGCCCAATCACCAGCGGATTAAAGACATATCCGCGAGAGTCTCCGGTCGAAAATGTCCAGGCCTGTTGCAGCTTACTTACATTCGCACGATTGATCTGACGCAACGATGAATACTGCGCACCATCGGCCGATCCCCCATATTCGCGCCATGTGTTATATGTCTGAGCGCTGGCAGAGACTGCCGTCAATGCCAAACTGCTCGTCAGCAGAACTGAGAGACGATGCTCTCTCCCGAAACACTTCCAGAATTCCATCCTTGCTCTCAGTTCTGCCGCATCGGCCCTTTACATTTAGCGTTTGGAAAGATCGCGGATCCAGATGTCTTTGAACTGCATATTGCCCTGTCCGCCTGCATGGAGTTGCAGAGCAATCTTACCGTCAGGAGCGCCCGGATGAGGATCGGTAAAATCTACCATCTCCACGCCATTCAATCGTGAACGATAGCGATTTCCGATCACCTCCACGAAATAATCGTTCCACTCACCCTTACGAACGACACCTTCGTTCTCGGGCGAAGGCCAAACAACCCACCCGCGTCCATCTTCGGCATAAACGCCAGCGGTGTGATGCATCATGGTGCAATCAATCTCGAATTGCATCCCCTGCGTCGTATCCACAGAGTTTGGCTTAAACCCTGTATGGAAAAAGACCCCGCTGTTGCCATCGCCAACACACTTAAAACGAAGGGACAATTGAAAATCTTTATAGTCGTTTGCAGTCTCAAGATAACCGTAAGCCTTGGTCAAACCGCGGCCATGGATGAGTCCATCCTCAACCGTCCAGCTTTCAGCACCAATCTTGTTCCAACCGGTAAGATCTGTGCCATTGAATAACTGAATCCAGTCGTTTCCTGGAATCTTAGCCTTTGCCTGCGCACCTGCATCCAGACCACATGATGTTGACAGTGCAACGAGTAGCAGGCCTCCAAAGATCCTGCCCATTATTGCAACTCTGCTTTTACGTTCACCTGCCCAACGGCCATGCCGGGAAAAATCAGCAGTTCGATTCAATCTCATAACATTTACCCTTCCGTGAATACGGCGGCTTCTACAACGCCGCCATAACCTGATGATAGAGATACTGTGCTCCCTCGATACCGTCCCAGGGACCATCTTCGTACTCAAGAGCAAAGACACCGGTGTAATTGTTGTTCAGCATGATACGCACGCCACGTTGAACATCGGGCTCTCCAAACCGATCCCAGAATTTCGCATGCACGGTGGTATGCGCATAAGGCGCAAGATCATTCAGTGCGTGATACAGCAGGTACTTATGTTCCCAGTTGCAAAAATCCGGACTGGCCTCGCAAAAGACGTTATTGACCTCTTCCACAATAATGCGGATATTGATCGGATTCGCCGTCAGACCCCAATGATTTTCAAGAGTCACCTTAACGCCGACCTTAGCGCCATAATCCGCCATCTCTTTGAATGACTCGATACATTTATCGAGATATTTCTCGATCTCTGGATTCTTCGGATAGCTCGACTCATCCGGATTAGGCCATGGAGCAATACGTGGACCGCCGCTGTTTACGCGCATCGATTTGGCACCGAGAATCGCCGCTCCATCTAACCATTTCTTGGCAATTTCAATCCCCTCTTTGCGTTTTGTGTCATCGAGTTCGCAGATATTGCGAGGAGCATTATTCGAGATGTGATGACAGAACACTCCTTCTTTTACTTGCACATTCGCCATCTTCTCCAACCAACGCTTACTGGAGGTAGCAGAAGGATCAAACTCAGTCACCTGGCGCTGTTTGCCGTTAAAAGTGACGGTTTGCTGCACGTATTGGCTTTTGTCGTCCATGTCGCCGAAGAGACTGGACCACATATCCATCTTGGTCACGCCAGGAAAGGTCTTCTTTGTGAAGGCGGGAAAATCCAGCATCGTGATTTCGCCATACTTCGCCTTCATCTTGGCGACGACATCCTTCGTGGTTAGCTCGCCCCGCCCCTTAAATATCCAGCGAATCGGATAACTATTCGAAGCAATTCGCGCCACCTTCTCGCTGTCTGTTAGCGGACGAAATGCACTCGCATGTGTGATTGGTTCAGGAGTCGCCTGCTGACCAGTTTCTGCCTGAGCAACGGTTGCAGATTTCCCTAACAGAGCGCTTGCGGCGAGACTGCTTCCAGCGCTACGAAGAAAGTTACGACGATCCAGCAAGCTGCGCGTTACCTGGTATGGCATAGCTACAGATCCTTTCTGTTATAGAAATGGTTCCTGAAACTTCTGAGCACCTGGATTGCGACATCTGGTGGGAACCATTACTACACGAGCTAAGGACCCCTGTACAGAAATTTATTCAATAAATGAATTAATTCCTTC
This portion of the Edaphobacter sp. 4G125 genome encodes:
- a CDS encoding sugar phosphate isomerase/epimerase family protein; amino-acid sequence: MPYQVTRSLLDRRNFLRSAGSSLAASALLGKSATVAQAETGQQATPEPITHASAFRPLTDSEKVARIASNSYPIRWIFKGRGELTTKDVVAKMKAKYGEITMLDFPAFTKKTFPGVTKMDMWSSLFGDMDDKSQYVQQTVTFNGKQRQVTEFDPSATSSKRWLEKMANVQVKEGVFCHHISNNAPRNICELDDTKRKEGIEIAKKWLDGAAILGAKSMRVNSGGPRIAPWPNPDESSYPKNPEIEKYLDKCIESFKEMADYGAKVGVKVTLENHWGLTANPINIRIIVEEVNNVFCEASPDFCNWEHKYLLYHALNDLAPYAHTTVHAKFWDRFGEPDVQRGVRIMLNNNYTGVFALEYEDGPWDGIEGAQYLYHQVMAAL
- a CDS encoding outer membrane protein assembly factor BamB family protein, which encodes MEFWKCFGREHRLSVLLTSSLALTAVSASAQTYNTWREYGGSADGAQYSSLRQINRANVSKLQQAWTFSTGDSRGYVFNPLVIGRTMYVLAHNNSVVALDAATGKELWSQPLHAKTLLITNRGLNYWQSKDGKDRRLIFAVDNALRELDATTGKPIESFGVGGRVDLREGLGRNPESLTLVQSYNPGRIYGDLLILGSATNEEYASGPGDIRAYNVLTGKMEWIFHTIPHPGEPGYETWPKDAWKSVGGANDWSSMALDEKRGIVFVPTASPKYNFYGANRPGKNLYGDSLLALNARTGKLIWYYQMVHHDIWDYDNATTPQLLTVRQNGRMVDAVVVANKEGFVWAFERTTGKPLWPIEERPVPKSDMPGEETWPTQPFPTKPAPFARQSFTAKDLSPFLEPAERESLLKQMAAARNGGLFTPPSTTDTVEMPGNNGGANYGGSAIDPVRGYFYVVSKDLPAMLKLTLAAEPLKTGTSEVRGRSLYEANCSLCHGDNRAGKPPAIPSLAEVSGRLSDDEIRKTIRSGKGAMPSFGQLKDPEIDALLAYLAHPERAPETVTAPAQAKPVVTDPIKAHYRSSFGFMFAESGLPVIAPPWTTLTAYDLNSGDIRWQIPLGEVPELAAKGIKNTGSHFPKINPVVTAGGLIFTGSRDRKIRALDSSTGKVLWETEVDAALEGMPAVYEIDGREYVVFCAAARSTTHTHAIPGHPASTDPIRGAYVAFALPTKETTKQ
- a CDS encoding 3-keto-disaccharide hydrolase; this translates as MGRIFGGLLLVALSTSCGLDAGAQAKAKIPGNDWIQLFNGTDLTGWNKIGAESWTVEDGLIHGRGLTKAYGYLETANDYKDFQLSLRFKCVGDGNSGVFFHTGFKPNSVDTTQGMQFEIDCTMMHHTAGVYAEDGRGWVVWPSPENEGVVRKGEWNDYFVEVIGNRYRSRLNGVEMVDFTDPHPGAPDGKIALQLHAGGQGNMQFKDIWIRDLSKR